A DNA window from Myripristis murdjan chromosome 19, fMyrMur1.1, whole genome shotgun sequence contains the following coding sequences:
- the lmf1 gene encoding lipase maturation factor 1 isoform X2 — translation MLGAGLIKVRGDKCWRDLTCMDYHYETQPMPNPMSYYMHRSPWWFHRFETLSNHFIELIAPFFTFTGRRMCAVNGAIQVLFQVTLIVSGNLSFLNWLTIVPSLACFDDAALGFLFRSGGGAKRKVLEIQAEEAAGRTPKPTRGMLMRRVVNVSLGVLIGCLSVPVVMNLLSSRQVMNTSFDPLRIVNTYGAFGSITKERTEVIFQGTLSSDPKDPQAVWEEYQFLCKPGDVYRRPCLISPYHYRLDWLMWFAAFQTYEQSEWVIHIAGRLLANDSSVLSLLDHNPFQGRDNPRWVRGEHFRYKFSSPGSASAAEGKWWLRKRIGAYFPPVNLEGLRGYFQSRNWAHPHIPANRKLKS, via the exons ATGCTGGGAGCT GGTCTCATCAAGGTCAGAGGGGACAAATGCTGGAGGGACCTCACCTGCATGGACTACCACTATGAG ACCCAGCCGATGCCCAACCCCATGTCCTACTACATGCACCGCTCGCCGTGGTGGTTCCACCGCTTCGAGACGCTGTCCAACCACTTCATCGAGCTCATCGCCCCCTTCTTCACCTTCACGGGTCGCAGGATGTGCGCCGTCAACGGGGCCATACAGGTTTTATTCCAG GTGACTCTGATCGTGAGCGGGAACCTCAGTTTCCTCAACTGGCTGACCATCGTTCCCAGCCTGGCCTGTTTTGACGACGCGGCTCTGGGCTTCCTGTTTCGCTCCGGGGGCGGGGCCAAGAGGAAAGTCCTGGAAATCCAGGCGGAGGAGGCGGCCGGGCGCACGCCGAAACCCACccgag gTATGCTGATGCGTCGGGTGGTGAACGTCTCTCTGGgcgttctgattggctgcctgagCGTTCCCGTGGTGATGAACCTGCTGAGCTCCAGGCAGGTGATGAACACGTCCTTCGACCCGCTGCGCATCGTCAACACCTACGGGGCCTTCGGCAG TATCACCAAGGAGCGAACCGAGGTGATTTTCCAGGGCACCCTGAGCTCGGACCCCAAGGACCCGCAGGCGGTTTGGGAGGAGTACCAGTTCCTCTGCAAGCCGGGCGACGTTTACCGGCGGCCGTGCCTCATATCGCCCTACCACTACCGGCTGGACTGGCTCATGTGGTTCGCCGCCTTCCAG aCCTATGAGCAGAGCGAGTGGGTGATCCACATCGCCGGTCGTCTGCTCGCCAACGACAGCTCCGTCCTCTCGCTGCTCGACCACAACCCCTTCCAGGGCAGAGACAATCCCAG GTGGGTTCGAGGAGAACACTTCAGGTATAAGTTCAGCTCGCCCGGCAGTGCCAGTGCGGCTGAGGGGAAATGGTGGCTGAGGAAACGCATCGGAGCGTACTTCCCTCCCGTCAACCTGGAAGGACTCAGGGGCTACTTCCAGTCCAGGAACTGGGCCCACCCGCACATACCGGCCAACAGGAAGTTAAAGTCATGA